In Stieleria varia, one genomic interval encodes:
- a CDS encoding MotA/TolQ/ExbB proton channel family protein gives MSEASKSVVLASKKTTPSYMVPVLGATMAGCFYLLVAFVPWSPLQRYFLGHPVAVAATVLFCFAVAILAVKWLAVSTQWKTINGIADERLFPRNENLSPSDDYRNRHDAGHVARGWLKSLSGLTLNMQRSWLVIRLQELLTRQSQRGTTKHLSDDLRELSSRDADDAHDSLALVRIIVWAIPMLGFLGTVIGITQTLGGLDFSNGNAAVDNLKSGLYVAFDTTALGLVLSVLAIFLQFPVEKSEQRLLAEIDHRVGHLLSAGLPSDEPADNQYELLANLCEGVRAAVAESLANQADLWRGTIDEAQQYWQRAHETQANGIIDAIESTLKPALIDHAYQLESSSQRNHERTEKLWDRWQQGIGQWQDAMDGGAQVLASHHETLIAQCDRMLETSTDTGLLMQLQAALDSNLERLQVAGQQIDKNLGAAAGQGMADAMRILARAVDVLSKQLPASAAKTAAAKTAATSDIVSAVLPSTAVAATRTIKPGNEADHATRSREAA, from the coding sequence GTGAGCGAAGCTAGCAAGAGCGTGGTTCTGGCGAGCAAGAAGACGACCCCGAGCTACATGGTGCCCGTCTTGGGCGCGACGATGGCGGGCTGCTTTTATCTCTTGGTCGCCTTCGTTCCTTGGTCGCCTCTGCAGCGATATTTCCTAGGGCACCCCGTGGCTGTCGCCGCAACGGTCCTGTTCTGTTTCGCCGTCGCGATTCTGGCGGTGAAATGGCTGGCGGTCTCGACGCAGTGGAAAACCATCAACGGGATTGCCGACGAACGGCTCTTTCCGCGCAACGAGAACTTGTCGCCCTCGGACGACTATCGCAACCGGCACGACGCGGGGCACGTTGCCCGTGGATGGCTCAAGTCGCTTTCGGGTCTGACGCTCAACATGCAACGCAGTTGGCTGGTCATCCGTTTGCAAGAACTGCTGACGCGGCAGTCTCAACGGGGCACGACCAAGCATCTGTCGGATGACTTGCGCGAGTTGTCATCGCGTGACGCCGATGATGCGCATGATTCGCTGGCGTTGGTCCGCATCATCGTTTGGGCGATTCCGATGTTGGGATTTCTCGGAACCGTGATCGGTATCACTCAGACACTTGGTGGATTGGACTTCTCCAACGGCAACGCGGCCGTGGATAATCTCAAGAGCGGCCTGTACGTGGCCTTCGATACGACGGCCTTGGGTTTGGTCCTTTCGGTGCTCGCGATCTTCCTGCAGTTCCCCGTCGAGAAAAGCGAACAGCGTCTGCTTGCAGAGATCGATCACCGTGTCGGCCACTTGCTCTCAGCCGGTCTGCCCAGCGACGAGCCGGCCGACAACCAGTATGAGTTGCTGGCCAACTTGTGCGAAGGCGTCCGCGCCGCGGTGGCCGAGTCATTGGCGAACCAAGCCGACCTGTGGCGCGGTACGATCGACGAAGCCCAGCAGTACTGGCAACGCGCTCATGAGACGCAAGCCAACGGGATCATCGACGCGATCGAGTCGACGCTCAAGCCCGCGCTCATCGATCACGCCTATCAATTGGAATCGTCATCGCAACGCAATCACGAACGCACCGAAAAACTTTGGGACCGGTGGCAGCAAGGAATTGGGCAGTGGCAAGACGCCATGGACGGCGGTGCTCAAGTCCTTGCTAGCCATCACGAAACACTGATCGCTCAGTGTGACCGGATGTTGGAAACCAGCACCGACACCGGACTGCTGATGCAACTGCAAGCCGCGTTGGATTCGAATCTGGAACGTTTGCAAGTTGCCGGTCAACAGATCGACAAGAATCTGGGTGCCGCGGCCGGTCAAGGCATGGCCGATGCAATGCGAATCCTGGCCCGCGCCGTCGACGTGCTGTCCAAACAACTTCCCGCATCTGCAGCGAAAACTGCTGCGGCCAAAACCGCTGCAACAAGTGACATCGTCAGTGCAGTTCTTCCGTCGACTGCAGTTGCGGCCACGCGGACAATCAAACCGGGCAACGAAGCTGACCATGCGACTCGATCGAGGGAAGCCGCATGA
- a CDS encoding AAA family ATPase: protein MESPRLLPTPSDMIGHLDQFVRGQSRAKQDIAVAIYNHYLSQAYREREGIDLGRHHILLIGPTGVGKTYIVRTLADYLDVPIGFASAAGLVEAGYKGNSVETVVRSLLDRAGGDPKKAEKGIVFIDEIDKIRRGETGGRDISGEGVQNALLTLLDGRRSSGLDGNEHASVDTSRLLFICTGAFVGLREIVQRRLGTGKSKIGFAPRAGEDVDEYPDQPTYSALCQSQTADLVEFGMIPEFIGRFATVSVLHDLSRQDLRQIVRGTVTRSALDQQQLLAKLHGIELELSDEALDAIAEEAVQLGTGARGLHRLIGRAVDAVDHRWHELATDGVTRVVIDLDCATSNGQPQLFRESTQRERLDLALREEALAGLPATPAPVVREPDQVETASGKITNASSWSNERIWNRIEMLKASKLSWGITTGSARKWWTAFEEENKNRPALLLRTVEELANRDASVTEFFLAYVYSATDNIQANLYYLDYSRLKKAEEKRKKKKKKDDGEG, encoded by the coding sequence ATGGAGTCTCCTCGGTTATTGCCCACACCGTCGGACATGATCGGGCACCTGGATCAATTTGTGCGAGGTCAATCGCGTGCAAAACAAGACATCGCGGTTGCGATCTACAACCACTATCTCTCGCAAGCCTATCGCGAACGCGAAGGCATCGACTTGGGGCGTCATCACATCCTGTTGATTGGCCCAACCGGTGTTGGGAAAACGTATATCGTTCGGACTTTGGCAGATTACTTGGACGTCCCCATCGGGTTTGCCAGTGCGGCGGGCTTGGTGGAGGCCGGATACAAGGGGAACTCTGTGGAGACAGTCGTCCGCAGTTTGTTGGATCGCGCCGGAGGGGATCCCAAGAAAGCGGAAAAGGGAATCGTGTTCATCGACGAGATCGACAAAATCCGTCGTGGGGAAACGGGTGGTCGCGATATCAGTGGCGAAGGAGTCCAGAATGCTTTGTTGACCTTGCTGGATGGTCGACGTTCGTCCGGTTTGGACGGAAACGAGCACGCTTCTGTTGATACCTCTCGCCTTCTGTTCATTTGCACCGGCGCGTTCGTCGGATTGCGAGAGATCGTCCAGCGACGCTTGGGCACGGGAAAATCCAAGATCGGTTTCGCACCTCGCGCGGGTGAGGACGTCGACGAGTACCCCGATCAACCGACCTACTCGGCGTTGTGTCAGTCACAAACCGCGGATCTGGTCGAGTTTGGCATGATCCCCGAATTCATCGGTCGATTCGCGACCGTCAGCGTGCTGCACGACCTTTCTCGCCAGGACTTGCGACAAATCGTACGTGGCACCGTCACGCGATCGGCATTGGACCAGCAACAGTTGCTGGCGAAGTTGCATGGGATCGAATTGGAGTTGTCTGATGAAGCGTTGGATGCCATCGCCGAGGAAGCGGTCCAGTTGGGAACCGGCGCTCGGGGGTTGCATCGTTTGATCGGGCGAGCCGTCGACGCGGTGGATCATCGCTGGCACGAGTTGGCGACTGACGGGGTGACCCGCGTCGTGATCGATCTTGACTGTGCGACGAGCAATGGGCAGCCGCAGTTGTTTCGCGAATCAACCCAGCGAGAGCGTTTGGATCTCGCATTGCGTGAGGAAGCCTTGGCGGGATTGCCCGCGACACCCGCCCCGGTAGTTCGCGAGCCCGATCAAGTGGAAACCGCATCGGGAAAGATCACCAATGCGTCGAGTTGGTCAAACGAGAGGATTTGGAATCGAATCGAGATGCTCAAGGCATCCAAATTGAGTTGGGGAATAACCACCGGCTCGGCGCGGAAGTGGTGGACGGCCTTTGAGGAAGAAAACAAAAACCGACCGGCGTTATTGTTACGCACCGTCGAAGAGTTGGCCAACCGTGATGCAAGTGTGACTGAGTTCTTTTTGGCCTATGTCTATTCAGCGACCGACAATATCCAGGCAAACCTGTATTACCTGGACTATTCGCGTCTGAAGAAGGCAGAAGAGAAGCGTAAAAAGAAAAAGAAGAAAGACGACGGAGAAGGATGA
- a CDS encoding redoxin domain-containing protein, translating into MATAPQLDAADATSSAQASSAQAVVPFQQMTLRGTDGKDITLPPSKFTVVCFLGTQCPLAKLYGGRLQDLSDRYADRGVNFVGVNSNVQDSPAEIDAYAREHRVHFPMVKDADQSIADALKATRTPEVFVLDALGIVRYQGRIDDQYEPGRARAEPSRNDLDDAIAALLAGEPVKNPETAGVGCLITRVKRPEDNEPSKVTVTFNRDIAPILNTHCVECHRPGEIGPMELTDYDEVIGWGQMILEVIDEKRMPPWHADPAVGHYEGERIMPRADRDTIAKWIDEGMAEGDAADLPPQQHFASGWHLETKPDAELPMRDRPFLVPSEGIIEYQYFVVDPGWKTDQWIQAAQVIPGDASVVHHCIVFVRPPDGSLFNGIGWLGAYVPGQRTFALPPGHARRIPAGSKLVFQMHYTPNGRETNDQSRVGVWRIPESEVTHEVTTQIAINHEFEIPPENGDFEVKMTKDSFYAGGRMLGITPHMHLRGKSFRLDATWKDGKTETMLSVPHYDFNWQHWYAFRKPVDLDAIQSLEMTVTFDNSRGNPVNPSPEEYVSWGDQTHEEMAIAFFDVATPVGAIENNFLKGVDLSDADEQRIKDLTQQFADQFRKQMDRDGDGTIAKEETPQGFQRYMFRHMDENGDQVLDAAEIESVAHDRAVNTVLK; encoded by the coding sequence GTGGCCACAGCCCCCCAACTGGACGCCGCCGACGCGACCTCCTCTGCACAGGCATCCTCTGCACAGGCCGTTGTGCCGTTTCAGCAAATGACCTTGCGTGGCACCGATGGAAAAGACATCACGTTGCCGCCCTCCAAGTTCACGGTTGTCTGCTTTCTCGGCACGCAATGTCCGCTCGCAAAACTCTACGGTGGTCGATTACAAGACTTGTCTGACCGCTACGCAGATCGCGGCGTGAACTTCGTCGGTGTCAACAGCAATGTCCAAGACTCACCCGCCGAGATCGACGCGTATGCTCGTGAGCATCGAGTTCACTTTCCGATGGTCAAGGACGCGGATCAATCCATCGCTGATGCTTTGAAGGCGACACGGACTCCGGAGGTCTTTGTGTTGGACGCTTTGGGGATCGTTCGCTACCAAGGACGCATCGATGACCAATACGAACCGGGCCGAGCACGAGCCGAACCGTCACGCAACGACTTGGATGATGCCATCGCCGCATTGCTGGCCGGTGAACCCGTAAAAAACCCAGAGACCGCCGGCGTCGGTTGCTTGATCACACGCGTCAAACGGCCGGAGGACAACGAGCCCTCCAAAGTCACCGTGACGTTCAACCGCGACATCGCCCCGATCCTGAATACACACTGCGTCGAATGCCACCGCCCGGGCGAAATCGGACCGATGGAGTTGACCGACTACGACGAAGTCATCGGGTGGGGACAGATGATCTTGGAAGTCATCGACGAAAAGCGAATGCCACCTTGGCACGCCGATCCGGCGGTCGGCCACTACGAAGGCGAACGGATCATGCCTCGCGCTGACCGTGACACGATCGCCAAATGGATCGATGAAGGCATGGCGGAAGGTGACGCAGCGGACCTGCCGCCACAACAGCACTTCGCCAGCGGTTGGCATTTGGAGACCAAGCCCGACGCGGAGCTTCCGATGCGTGATCGTCCTTTCCTCGTTCCGTCCGAAGGCATCATCGAATACCAGTATTTCGTCGTCGACCCGGGCTGGAAAACCGATCAGTGGATTCAAGCCGCTCAAGTGATCCCGGGTGACGCGAGTGTCGTCCACCACTGCATCGTATTCGTCCGCCCGCCCGACGGTTCCCTTTTCAATGGCATCGGCTGGCTTGGAGCATACGTTCCCGGCCAACGAACATTTGCACTGCCACCGGGGCACGCGCGTCGCATCCCGGCGGGCTCCAAGCTGGTTTTCCAAATGCACTACACGCCCAACGGGCGAGAGACCAACGACCAGTCCCGTGTCGGCGTCTGGAGGATCCCCGAGTCCGAAGTGACTCACGAAGTCACCACGCAGATTGCGATCAATCATGAATTCGAGATCCCGCCAGAGAACGGTGATTTCGAGGTCAAGATGACGAAAGATTCGTTCTACGCCGGTGGCCGAATGCTGGGGATCACGCCCCACATGCACTTGCGTGGCAAATCGTTTCGACTCGATGCGACCTGGAAAGACGGCAAGACGGAAACGATGCTCAGCGTACCGCACTACGATTTCAACTGGCAACACTGGTACGCGTTTCGAAAACCGGTCGACTTGGACGCGATCCAGTCCTTGGAAATGACGGTCACGTTCGACAACTCACGCGGCAACCCGGTCAACCCGTCGCCTGAGGAATACGTCTCCTGGGGCGACCAGACACACGAGGAAATGGCGATCGCTTTCTTTGACGTGGCCACCCCAGTCGGCGCTATCGAGAATAATTTTCTCAAAGGCGTTGACTTGAGTGATGCCGACGAACAACGCATCAAGGATCTGACCCAACAGTTCGCGGATCAGTTTCGCAAACAGATGGACCGCGACGGAGACGGAACGATCGCCAAAGAAGAGACCCCGCAAGGTTTCCAACGATACATGTTTCGCCACATGGATGAAAATGGCGATCAAGTGCTCGATGCAGCTGAGATCGAGAGTGTCGCACACGACCGCGCCGTCAACACGGTGCTGAAATGA
- a CDS encoding efflux RND transporter permease subunit — MSDGQPPETQLADDDSPRPRLTTRWFYWWADHTWVQLSVFVVLSTLALIGYFRPSLIRDLFLAPDQQQEHRYYIDAGGRSRLNVTLASNATQSIPARPRPYVEPFRVSGGDCVLVATIPDDNELGFFNKENLQAIYSVADRLQELPQVHRVMWLDNIPGFNLFGLTGTLVPSPNASPRQLAEARKQVLDNPLAVGQLISADGKTLLMHVTIDWFFVDSDDAVTVALRQCAEQATAEVPGANIRYQVTGQVPLHLMVASNHVTDSVKYQLIGYSIMMVSAIVLFRGFAAVIIVALAPAVGVFWTMGMLHFFDLQDNPFNDIIVPVLISLVGLTDSVHLMVEIRHQRSTGLPTRQAARVGIARVGMACFLTSATTAIGFISLWWAHHVIVRDFGMCCVVGVVMTFVSVLTVTPLGCRSPLGRRLHIGMGKSLIDGQLRRIGPLVQWILRHDRKVSLAAILSTIVLVVIALQLTPDEKRYSGLSESGEAAIALRHLDRSLGGLDFGTVNVSWNKRSTEADVLQVLDRVGKILKDEPLIGNPLGMRQILDALPGSGDAAERMSLLDLLPPSLKRAFYDPEGRHAVVQFRIQDLGIAAYSDTFSRIEKELERVTNDYPGFGIALDGNAVWRWRNVFQIVTDLATSLGTASIVIWLVLTLVYRSLRIGLISIIPNVFPLAATGAMLVLTGQHLEMVTVCVFTICIGIAVDDTIHFLTRYQEEMRKGGDHQEVIRRAFTGVGSALLMTTIVLVAGMGSAIVGDSRDARLFGIMGCLTLTTALFADVILLPAMLSRFAKKNTAEST, encoded by the coding sequence ATGAGTGACGGCCAACCGCCCGAGACTCAGCTTGCCGATGACGACTCGCCCCGACCTCGCTTGACCACGCGTTGGTTCTATTGGTGGGCTGATCACACGTGGGTGCAACTCTCGGTCTTCGTCGTGCTCTCCACGTTGGCACTCATCGGGTACTTTCGTCCCTCACTGATTCGCGACCTGTTCTTGGCACCGGATCAGCAGCAGGAGCATCGCTATTACATCGACGCCGGAGGTCGCTCCCGGCTCAATGTCACCCTGGCGTCCAACGCCACCCAATCAATACCGGCGAGACCGAGACCATACGTCGAACCCTTTCGGGTCAGCGGTGGTGACTGCGTGCTGGTCGCGACGATTCCCGATGACAATGAGCTAGGATTCTTTAACAAGGAAAACTTGCAAGCGATCTATTCCGTCGCCGATCGCTTGCAAGAACTGCCGCAGGTCCATCGGGTGATGTGGCTGGACAACATTCCGGGTTTCAACCTGTTCGGCCTGACGGGAACACTGGTTCCCAGCCCCAATGCGTCGCCTCGACAGTTGGCAGAAGCCCGAAAACAGGTCCTGGACAATCCACTCGCCGTCGGGCAGTTGATTTCCGCCGATGGTAAAACGCTGTTGATGCACGTTACCATCGACTGGTTCTTCGTCGACAGCGATGACGCCGTGACGGTCGCGTTGCGGCAGTGTGCCGAGCAGGCGACCGCAGAGGTTCCGGGTGCCAACATTCGTTATCAAGTGACCGGACAGGTTCCACTGCATCTGATGGTGGCGAGCAATCACGTGACCGATTCGGTGAAGTACCAGTTGATCGGCTACTCGATCATGATGGTTTCCGCGATCGTGTTGTTTCGAGGATTCGCGGCCGTGATCATCGTCGCCCTCGCGCCGGCCGTCGGCGTGTTTTGGACGATGGGGATGCTGCATTTTTTTGACTTGCAAGACAACCCCTTCAACGACATCATCGTGCCGGTGCTGATCAGCCTGGTCGGATTGACCGACTCGGTTCACTTGATGGTCGAGATTCGTCACCAGCGTTCGACCGGCTTGCCGACCAGACAAGCCGCTCGGGTCGGGATCGCCAGAGTCGGCATGGCGTGTTTCTTGACCAGCGCCACCACGGCGATCGGTTTCATCTCTCTGTGGTGGGCGCACCACGTCATCGTCCGCGATTTCGGCATGTGCTGCGTCGTCGGAGTCGTGATGACGTTCGTCAGCGTCTTGACCGTGACTCCCTTGGGATGCCGTTCACCCTTGGGGCGTCGACTGCATATCGGGATGGGCAAGAGCTTGATCGACGGACAACTTCGCCGCATCGGGCCGCTGGTCCAATGGATCTTGCGACACGACCGCAAGGTTTCGCTTGCTGCGATCCTGTCGACGATCGTGTTGGTCGTGATCGCGTTGCAACTGACACCCGACGAGAAACGTTACAGCGGTTTGAGCGAATCGGGTGAAGCGGCAATAGCGTTGCGACATCTGGACCGTTCTCTCGGCGGACTGGACTTCGGAACGGTCAACGTCTCGTGGAACAAGCGATCCACGGAGGCCGATGTCTTGCAGGTGCTTGATCGTGTCGGCAAAATCCTGAAGGACGAGCCGCTGATCGGTAATCCGTTGGGCATGCGTCAGATCCTCGATGCGCTGCCCGGCAGCGGCGATGCGGCCGAACGAATGTCGCTGTTGGATTTGCTGCCGCCGTCGCTGAAGCGTGCATTTTATGACCCCGAGGGCCGCCACGCTGTCGTCCAGTTTCGCATCCAAGACCTCGGTATTGCGGCCTACAGCGATACCTTCAGCCGTATTGAAAAGGAGCTTGAGCGGGTCACGAACGATTACCCAGGGTTCGGCATCGCTTTGGATGGCAACGCGGTTTGGCGTTGGCGCAACGTGTTTCAAATCGTGACGGATTTGGCGACCAGCCTGGGCACGGCCAGCATCGTGATTTGGCTGGTACTGACACTGGTGTATCGATCATTGAGAATCGGGTTGATCTCGATCATCCCCAACGTGTTTCCGTTGGCGGCAACGGGCGCGATGTTGGTGTTGACCGGTCAGCACTTGGAGATGGTAACGGTGTGCGTGTTCACCATCTGCATCGGAATCGCGGTGGACGACACGATCCATTTCTTGACCCGATATCAGGAGGAGATGCGTAAAGGCGGAGACCATCAAGAGGTGATCCGCCGCGCGTTCACGGGAGTGGGATCTGCGTTGTTGATGACGACGATCGTATTGGTCGCCGGAATGGGTTCCGCGATCGTGGGCGATTCCCGCGACGCCCGCCTGTTCGGCATTATGGGCTGCCTGACACTGACCACAGCACTATTCGCCGACGTGATCCTGCTGCCAGCGATGTTGAGCCGGTTTGCAAAGAAGAACACGGCGGAGAGTACCTAG
- a CDS encoding helix-turn-helix domain-containing protein — MPNYLSLEEAAAKLGVPTDRLVELRSQGQIRGFKDGSSWKFPDTEIDRLADELAMDGVGSGELVDFGGGIGSIIGDDEGTDDGAGSDLGIGGEPLKEGSTGGSDVNLIANASEDGSDVSLVPSGSGIELDDDDDLLFDDDSMNLVEIDSAELRLDDPAILHDSDESIDLAIDPKEGSTGPVARKDIDDALAESASSLSLEGESSDESKSDLSFSGLADDDSDDAMIGDDSGSIDALADDDLGLASAGASSLELMNDLDAPTGGDNPIRSSGADVLSELDLLSAEQSGSGLISGDSESLLSSSGLGSSLSSGVLAEMDDALDSDDDLVIADDDADLMLDSVSDISVAGDSGINLMSPSDSGLSLESEPLDLAGSSISALDLGAELAEGSDISGSAISSGDGSAVDFQSDEEFQLSPSGVGLEIESDSSSQVIEIEDTEAVGEAVVFDDDFGDAVPVGDAAGFAAGGASMDAFGDGMPVGQATPVAVDPMGEPVQPDMMMEEEVAASPRASVGGFEVPFTLLQCVVLLLIMMILSLGGMLMTDLVRNMWAYSETTAPVSSLTDALIGLMGWDS; from the coding sequence ATGCCAAACTATCTGTCACTCGAAGAAGCCGCCGCAAAACTAGGTGTGCCCACGGACCGTTTGGTGGAACTGCGTAGCCAAGGTCAGATCCGTGGATTCAAAGACGGCAGCAGTTGGAAATTCCCCGACACCGAGATCGACCGTCTGGCTGACGAACTGGCCATGGACGGCGTCGGCTCAGGTGAACTGGTCGACTTCGGCGGCGGCATCGGCTCGATCATCGGTGATGATGAAGGCACCGATGACGGGGCGGGCAGTGACTTGGGCATCGGCGGCGAACCGCTGAAAGAAGGCAGCACCGGTGGCAGCGATGTCAACTTGATCGCCAATGCGAGCGAGGACGGCAGCGATGTTTCGCTCGTCCCTAGCGGCAGTGGCATCGAACTCGATGATGATGACGATCTGCTGTTCGATGACGACTCGATGAATTTGGTGGAAATCGATTCGGCCGAACTGCGACTGGACGATCCAGCGATCTTGCACGATTCAGATGAATCCATCGACTTGGCGATCGATCCCAAAGAAGGCAGCACGGGGCCGGTTGCACGAAAAGACATTGATGATGCCCTGGCCGAGTCCGCCAGTTCGTTGAGCTTGGAAGGCGAGAGTTCAGACGAATCCAAGAGCGACTTGAGTTTTTCTGGATTGGCGGATGACGATAGCGACGATGCGATGATCGGCGATGACAGTGGGTCCATCGACGCACTTGCTGACGACGATCTCGGCTTGGCATCAGCGGGCGCCAGCAGCCTAGAACTGATGAACGATTTGGATGCGCCCACGGGCGGCGACAATCCGATTCGCTCCTCCGGTGCCGACGTGCTCAGTGAGCTGGACTTGCTCAGCGCAGAACAGTCCGGCAGCGGACTGATCTCCGGCGACAGCGAGAGCCTGCTCTCCTCATCCGGATTGGGCAGCAGCCTCTCATCCGGCGTGCTGGCGGAGATGGACGACGCGTTGGATAGCGACGACGATCTCGTGATCGCGGACGATGACGCAGACTTGATGCTCGACAGTGTCAGCGACATCTCCGTTGCCGGCGACAGCGGCATCAACTTGATGAGTCCCTCCGACAGCGGATTGTCCTTGGAAAGCGAACCTTTGGACTTGGCGGGCAGCAGCATCTCCGCGCTGGACCTGGGCGCAGAACTTGCCGAAGGCAGTGACATTTCCGGCTCCGCCATTTCCAGCGGCGATGGCAGCGCGGTTGATTTTCAGTCCGACGAAGAATTCCAACTGTCTCCCTCGGGCGTCGGACTGGAAATCGAATCCGACAGCAGCTCTCAAGTGATCGAAATCGAAGACACCGAAGCGGTCGGTGAAGCCGTTGTCTTTGACGACGACTTTGGTGACGCAGTACCCGTGGGTGATGCCGCTGGTTTTGCCGCTGGCGGTGCGTCGATGGACGCGTTTGGCGACGGGATGCCCGTTGGCCAAGCGACCCCTGTGGCCGTTGACCCGATGGGGGAACCCGTCCAGCCGGACATGATGATGGAGGAAGAAGTCGCGGCCTCGCCTCGTGCATCGGTCGGCGGATTTGAAGTCCCCTTCACGCTGCTACAATGCGTCGTTTTGTTGCTGATCATGATGATCCTCAGCCTCGGTGGCATGCTGATGACCGACTTGGTCCGCAACATGTGGGCTTACTCCGAAACCACGGCCCCAGTCAGCTCCTTGACCGATGCGTTGATCGGCTTGATGGGCTGGGATTCCTAA